The Algoriphagus sanaruensis genome window below encodes:
- a CDS encoding DUF779 domain-containing protein, whose amino-acid sequence MIQRVLITKEAQKVVDTLRTRFGSELMFHQSGGCCDGSAPMCFEKGDFKVGAQDIWLGQVYGCDFFMSRDQFEYWKHTQLTLDVTPGRGSSFSIEIPMGIRFIIRSRLFSMEEYNDLPPVKTGEDFS is encoded by the coding sequence ATGATCCAACGAGTGCTAATTACCAAAGAAGCTCAAAAAGTAGTAGACACGTTACGAACACGATTTGGTTCGGAATTAATGTTCCACCAAAGTGGAGGATGTTGTGATGGATCGGCTCCAATGTGCTTTGAAAAAGGAGACTTCAAAGTCGGGGCACAGGACATCTGGCTGGGTCAGGTATATGGATGCGACTTTTTTATGAGTCGAGATCAATTTGAATATTGGAAACACACACAACTCACACTCGATGTGACTCCGGGAAGAGGGAGTAGCTTTTCAATTGAAATCCCAATGGGAATTCGATTTATCATTCGTTCCCGGCTTTTTTCCATGGAAGAATACAATGACTTACCCCCTGTAAAAACTGGCGAGGATTTCTCCTAA
- a CDS encoding AraC family transcriptional regulator codes for MAQNTFISGVPWRNPNDLKTLVENKTTYTLDNCELNIFETHQSAEQVNLVFGDLVLTTMLKGKKVMHLFNSPGFDYLPGESVIVPPNEVMKIDFPEAEWDNPTQCIALSISKEMIENTFNLLNERFSSRVLTQEWGLDLSYFHLINTQDLSEIINRFIRIGVKERSREKDLIASLALKELLIRLTQTQARDMLEKTYKELSSSNRLGHVVNFIKDNIRENIQLEELASQACMSKAHFLRTFKLELGLTPMEYVLKERLKLARQYLLIGGFQIQEVCHMAGFNNITYFIRAFKQEYGVTPKSYQLGLKK; via the coding sequence ATGGCCCAAAATACCTTTATCTCTGGGGTTCCCTGGAGGAATCCAAACGATCTGAAGACTTTGGTGGAAAACAAAACCACCTATACTTTGGATAACTGTGAGCTTAATATTTTTGAAACCCATCAATCTGCCGAGCAAGTAAATTTGGTGTTTGGGGATTTGGTGCTGACCACCATGTTGAAGGGGAAAAAGGTAATGCATCTTTTTAATAGTCCAGGCTTTGATTATCTCCCTGGCGAATCCGTAATCGTTCCGCCTAATGAGGTGATGAAAATCGATTTTCCAGAAGCTGAATGGGATAATCCCACTCAATGCATTGCACTTTCGATTTCGAAAGAAATGATCGAAAACACCTTTAACTTGTTAAATGAACGATTTTCCTCTAGGGTTTTAACCCAGGAATGGGGCTTGGATCTCTCGTATTTTCATCTGATCAATACCCAAGATCTTTCAGAAATTATAAACCGATTTATTCGAATTGGTGTGAAGGAGCGCTCTCGCGAAAAAGATTTGATTGCTTCATTGGCATTGAAGGAGCTTTTGATCAGACTTACTCAAACCCAAGCTCGTGATATGCTCGAAAAAACCTATAAGGAGCTTTCCTCTTCCAACCGATTGGGGCATGTGGTAAATTTTATCAAAGATAATATCCGGGAAAATATCCAGCTTGAAGAGTTGGCTTCCCAAGCTTGCATGAGTAAAGCGCATTTTTTACGGACCTTTAAACTCGAGTTGGGATTGACTCCGATGGAGTATGTACTTAAGGAACGATTAAAGTTGGCTCGACAATATTTACTGATCGGTGGGTTTCAGATTCAGGAAGTGTGTCATATGGCTGGATTTAATAATATCACGTATTTCATCCGTGCATTTAAGCAAGAATATGGAGTTACCCCCAAGTCTTATCAATTGGGTTTGAAAAAATAA
- a CDS encoding aldehyde dehydrogenase family protein, whose product MQTLTYSEAKPVDRPLIKERYDHFIGGQWVAPSSGEYFENISPIDGKVFAHAARGNKEDIEKALDAAHAAFPSWSKTAAAERSRILLKIADIIEDNLELLARVETLDNGKAIRETRAADLPLCVDHFRYFAGVIRADESSMSEHDETTVSINLHEPLGVVGQIIPWNFPLLMATWKIAPALAAGCCTVVKPAEQTPTSIMVLMDLIGDIVPPGVINVVSGFGLEAGKPLATSTRVAKVAFTGETTTGRLIMQYASENLIPVTMELGGKSPNIFMKSVADADDEFFDKAVEGAVMFALNQGEVCTCPSRILVHEDIYDKFMERVIARTKAIKLGHPMAEDTMMGAQASNDQYEKILSYIEIGKQEGAEVLTGGAKTGLNSGLENGYYIQPTILKGHNKMRVFQEEIFGPVTCVTTFKTTEEAIAIANDTMYGLGAGLWSRDAHELYQIPRAIQAGRVWVNCYHAYPAHAPFGGYKKSGFGRETHLMMLNHYRQTKNMLISYSKEKLGFF is encoded by the coding sequence ATGCAAACACTCACGTATTCCGAAGCCAAACCGGTAGACAGACCATTAATCAAAGAAAGATACGACCACTTTATAGGTGGACAATGGGTTGCTCCTTCCTCTGGAGAATATTTTGAAAACATTTCACCTATTGACGGCAAAGTGTTCGCACATGCTGCAAGAGGAAATAAGGAAGATATCGAAAAAGCCTTGGATGCCGCTCATGCCGCATTTCCAAGTTGGTCCAAAACCGCAGCTGCAGAGCGCAGTAGAATCTTGCTCAAAATTGCCGACATCATTGAGGACAATCTAGAGTTATTGGCTCGGGTAGAAACCTTAGACAATGGAAAAGCTATCCGAGAAACTCGTGCTGCCGATCTCCCACTTTGCGTGGATCATTTCCGTTATTTCGCTGGGGTAATCCGAGCTGACGAAAGCTCCATGTCTGAACACGACGAAACCACAGTCAGCATCAACCTACATGAACCATTAGGCGTGGTTGGACAAATCATCCCTTGGAACTTCCCACTTTTGATGGCTACTTGGAAAATTGCTCCTGCCTTGGCAGCTGGATGCTGCACAGTGGTGAAACCTGCTGAGCAAACCCCAACCAGTATCATGGTATTGATGGATTTAATCGGAGACATTGTCCCTCCTGGAGTAATCAACGTGGTTTCTGGATTTGGACTAGAAGCTGGAAAGCCACTAGCCACTTCTACTCGAGTAGCAAAAGTTGCCTTTACAGGAGAGACTACTACAGGTCGATTGATCATGCAATATGCCTCTGAAAATTTGATCCCTGTCACGATGGAATTGGGCGGTAAATCCCCTAACATATTCATGAAGTCTGTGGCGGATGCTGATGATGAATTTTTCGATAAAGCAGTAGAAGGAGCTGTAATGTTTGCACTTAATCAGGGCGAAGTATGTACCTGTCCTTCAAGAATCCTGGTTCACGAAGACATCTACGACAAGTTTATGGAACGGGTCATTGCTCGAACTAAAGCCATCAAACTAGGACATCCAATGGCGGAGGACACCATGATGGGTGCTCAGGCTTCCAATGATCAGTATGAAAAAATTCTTTCTTACATCGAAATTGGAAAACAAGAAGGCGCAGAAGTTCTGACTGGTGGAGCCAAAACAGGCTTAAACTCTGGATTAGAAAATGGGTATTACATCCAGCCGACCATTTTGAAAGGCCATAACAAAATGCGTGTTTTCCAAGAGGAGATCTTTGGACCTGTAACCTGTGTTACCACATTCAAGACAACCGAAGAAGCAATCGCAATTGCAAACGACACCATGTATGGATTAGGTGCAGGCCTTTGGTCAAGAGATGCCCATGAATTATATCAAATCCCAAGAGCAATTCAGGCAGGACGAGTTTGGGTAAATTGCTATCATGCTTACCCTGCTCATGCACCTTTTGGGGGGTATAAAAAATCCGGCTTCGGTCGCGAAACCCACTTGATGATGCTTAATCACTATCGTCAAACCAAAAACATGCTGATTTCTTACAGCAAAGAGAAACTAGGATTCTTCTAA